The following nucleotide sequence is from Dehalogenimonas sp. THU2.
AGGCACCAGCGCCATCGGATCTATGTCATTGGGTTGTTCTTTGCTGTGCTGACCATGCTCGTGCTCAACTGGCTCAACGCGCCGGTGGAAATCGTGGCTACGCTGGTAACCGGCATTGTAACGGTAGTAACCTTCGCCGCGGTCAACCTTTGGTGGAAGATCAGCGTCCATACCTCCACGGTATCTGCGCTGGCGGTTATCCTGCTCGTGCTCTATGGCTGGTGGGCGGTGCCTTCATTGGTACTGGTACCCATGATGGGCTGGTCGAGGATCGTACTGGCACAACATACACTTGGGCAGGTCGTCGCCGGGGCGCTGGTATCGGCGATTATCGTGATAGCCGTATTCTTTCAATACGGCGTCATCTAACCGCGGTTCGTCAACCACATTTTCCTGGAATGAGACCTGCTGCTGTGCGGTTATTTTTTTGCGCGTTTGGAAAGCCCCTTCGCGATGCCGAAGATCAAAGCCCCGCCAAGGATGACAATTACGCTGAATATGATGGTGCCGATCGTTTCTTCCGACACGATGTTTCTCCTCAGCGATCCTAAGGGATCGACGCGCTAATGGAGCAAGTATAGCACCACCGATCTACCGGTGGAAGTAAATAAAACGGTACCAAAGGAAAATAAGCCTGATTAACGAACAAGTCGAGCCGAAACGGAGTTATCGCTGAACGAACGATGGAGAAGATATTGGTTGGGGGTGGTGAAAATGCCCGGAAGAAAATGGCTCCCGAGGAAGGATTCGAACCTTCGACCAATCGGTTAACAGCCGACCGCTCTACCACTGAGCTACTCGGGAACGTGAATATGGCTGCCGAGCCAGGGCTCGAACCTGGGCAAAAGGATTCAAAGTCCTTCGTGCTACCACTACACAACTCGGCAACGGCTTCTGTCCTGGTAGAAGCTGGTGCCGGAGGTCGGACTCGAACCGACACAGAGGGTGCCCCCTAGCAGTGTTTGAGACTGCCGCGTCTACCATTCCGCCACTCCGGCTCGTCCTAAAGCCGAATATTTTAAAGAACAAGTTGGTGCCGAGACCCAGACTTGAACTGGGGACACGTGGATTTTCAGTCCACTGCTCTACCGACTGAGCTATCTCGGCGCTGACAACGCATGATATTGTAGCCGGTCCGTCATGTCCGGTCAAGCAGAACGCGGTTTGGAGGCATCGTTAGCCCGGTAATGATGACCAGCTTGCTGCCGGATGGGCTAATCGTCCTC
It contains:
- a CDS encoding phosphatidic acid phosphatase, which gives rise to MTKLKLANYISDGLNPLVLGLVILANVAFTAAADAAQAFGWFLLVTGLVFLPVLLIAMFFVRTGRMDALFSNRRHQRHRIYVIGLFFAVLTMLVLNWLNAPVEIVATLVTGIVTVVTFAAVNLWWKISVHTSTVSALAVILLVLYGWWAVPSLVLVPMMGWSRIVLAQHTLGQVVAGALVSAIIVIAVFFQYGVI